Genomic segment of Maricaulis maris:
GAACGAGCCCGATCAGGGCGGTCATGAAAATCCGGACCATCAAGCACCACTCCGCAACACGCTCCAGACCTATGGCGATCCGCCGTGACCAGCAAGATCGCGACGCTTGCGTCGGCGGCCCTGATCCGTTAGGCCCGCCGCTCCCGCGACCCGGGTCCGATCCCCGGCGCCAGAAGGAGCAAGACATGGGCAAACGCCGCAAGGGCGAGGACATCCACGGCTGGGTGATCCTCGACAAACCCCTCGATATCACCTCGACCCAGGCCGTGTCGGCGGTCCGCCGCCTGTTCAATGCGCGCAAGGCCGGTCATGCCGGGACGCTGGATCCGCTGGCCTCCGGCATCCTGCCGATCGCGCTGGGCGAGGCGACCAAGACCATGCCCTTCGCGGTCGAAGGCTCGAAAACCTACCGCTTCACCGTCAAATGGGGTGAACGCACCGATACGCTCGATCGTGAGGGTGCGGTCATCGCCACCAGCGATGTCCGGCCGACCCGGGCCGCCATCGAGGCGGTGCTGCCGGATTTCACCGGCGATATCCAGCAGGTGCCGCCCGCCTATTCGGCGATCAAGGTCGATGGCGAGCGCGCCTATGACCTGGCCCGCAGCGGCGAGGATGTGCAGCTCGAGGCCCGCACCATCCATGTCGAGGCGCTGCACCTTCTCGATTGTCCGACCGAGGACATGGCGGTCCTCGAAATGCATTGTGGCAAAGGCGCCTACGTGCGCTCCCTGGCGCGCGATATTGCCTTTGCGCTCGGCACGGAAGGTCATGTGGCGGCGCTGCGCCGGATCCGCGTCGGCGGATTCGTCGAGGCCGAATCCACAAGGCTGGACGTTTTGGAAGAAATGGCCCATAAGGGCGCCGCTTCGGAAGCTCTGCTCCCGGTTCAGACCGCGCTGGACGACATCCCGGCGCTGGCCGTGACCGAAGAGGAATCCTTCCAGTTGAAGCTAGGACGTCCGATCGTCCTGCTCCCGCGTCAAGCGCAAGAGCTGAAGGCACAGCGCCGACCCCGTGAAATCGCGGGCAAGGACTGCACCTTTACCGCTTTGGCCCTTTGCGACGGTGTGGCAGTGGCGCTCGGGGACGCGCGGGCCGGAAAGTTCCAGCCCTCGCGTGTTTTCAACCTCGCCTCCTGAGATCAGGGGGTCGACATAACGAGTTTAGGAGAACCCGATGTCGATTACGCAAGAGCGCAAATCCGCGCTGATCGCTGAACATGCCCGTGGCAAAGCCGACACGGGATCGCCGGAAGTGCAAGTGGCCATCCTCACAACGCGGATTGCCAATCTTACCGAGCACTTCAAGACCCATAAGAAGGACAACCACTCGCGTCGCGGCCTTCTTAAGATGGTCTCCCAGCGCCGCCGGCTTCTCGACTACGTCAAGAACAAGGACGAAGCCCGTTACAAGGCTATCATCGAGAAACTGGGTCTGCGCCGCTGATCCGCGACGCCATCCGTACGAAAGACGATATGTTCGATATCCAGAAAGAAACGATTGAGTGGGCGGGTCGCCCACTCACCATCGAAACCGGTCGGGTCGCCCGACAAGCAGACGGCGCCGTCATGGTGTCCTATGGCGAGACCACTGTTCTCGCCACAGCCGTCGGCGTCAAACAGGCCAAGCCGGGAGTCGATTTCTTCCCGCTGACGGTCAATTATCAGGAAAAATACTTCGCGGCGGGCAAGATCCCCGGCGGCTTCTTCAAACGTGAAGGCCGTCCGACGGACAAGGAGACGCTGACCTCGCGTCTCATCGACCGTCCGATCCGTCCGCTGTTCGTCAAGGGCTTCAAGAACGAAGTCCAGGTGATGCTGACGGTCCTGTCGCACGATCTCG
This window contains:
- the rpsO gene encoding 30S ribosomal protein S15; this encodes MSITQERKSALIAEHARGKADTGSPEVQVAILTTRIANLTEHFKTHKKDNHSRRGLLKMVSQRRRLLDYVKNKDEARYKAIIEKLGLRR
- the truB gene encoding tRNA pseudouridine(55) synthase TruB → MGKRRKGEDIHGWVILDKPLDITSTQAVSAVRRLFNARKAGHAGTLDPLASGILPIALGEATKTMPFAVEGSKTYRFTVKWGERTDTLDREGAVIATSDVRPTRAAIEAVLPDFTGDIQQVPPAYSAIKVDGERAYDLARSGEDVQLEARTIHVEALHLLDCPTEDMAVLEMHCGKGAYVRSLARDIAFALGTEGHVAALRRIRVGGFVEAESTRLDVLEEMAHKGAASEALLPVQTALDDIPALAVTEEESFQLKLGRPIVLLPRQAQELKAQRRPREIAGKDCTFTALALCDGVAVALGDARAGKFQPSRVFNLAS